In a single window of the Littorina saxatilis isolate snail1 linkage group LG3, US_GU_Lsax_2.0, whole genome shotgun sequence genome:
- the LOC138961333 gene encoding testis-specific H1 histone-like codes for MSAPRSILRVVAFAQLRTGLKCKAQCKAQCKAQCKAQCKAQCKAQCEAQCKAQCEAQCKAQCKAQCKAQCKAQCKAQCEAQCKAQCKAQCKAQCKAQCEAQCKAQCKAQCEAQCEAQCEAQCKAQCKAQCKAQCKAQCKAQCKAQCKAQCKAQCKAQCKAQCKAQCKAQCKAQCKAQCTALCKAQCKAQCKAQCKAQCKAQCEAQCKAQCKAQCKAQCKAQCKAQCKAQCKAQCKAQCKAQCKAQCKAQCKAQCKAQCKAQCKAQCKAQCKAQCKAQCKAQCKAQCKAQCKAQCKAQCKAQCKAQCKAQCKAQCKAQCKAQCKAQCKAQCKAQCKAQCKAQCKAQCEAQCKAQCKAQCKAQCKAQCKAQCKAQCKAQCKAQCKAQCKAQCKAQCKAQCKAQCKAQCKAQCKAQCKAQCKAQCKAQCEAQCKAQCKAQCEAQ; via the exons atgtcag ctccgcgaagtatacttcgcgtagtcgccttcgcccagttaaggacagggtTAAAGTGCAAGGCCCAGTGCAAGGCTCAGTGCAAGGCTCAGTGCAAGGCTCAGTGCAAGGCTCAGTGCAAGGCCCAGTGCGAGGCCCAGTGCAAGGCCCAGTGCGAGGCCCAGTGCAAGGCCCAGTGCAAGGCCCAGTGCAAGGCCCAGTGCAAGGCCCAGTGCAAGGCCCAGTGCGAGGCCCAGTGCAAGGCCCAGTGCAAGGCCCAGTGCAAGGCTCAGTGCAAGGCTCAGTGCGAGGCCCAGTGCAAGGCCCAGTGCAAGGCCCAGTGCGAGGCCCAGTGCGAGGCCCAGTGCGAGGCCCAGTGCAAGGCCCAGTGCAAGGCCCAGTGCAAGGCCCAGTGCAAGGCCCAGTGCAAGGCTCAGTGCAAGGCCCAGTGCAAGGCCCAGTGCAAGGCCCAGTGCAAGGCTCAGTGCAAGGCCCAGTGCAAGGCCCAGTGCAAGGCTCAGTGCAAGGCTCAGTGCAAGGCTCAGTGCACGGCCCTGTGCAAGGCTCAGTGCAAGGCCCAGTGCAAGGCTCAGTGCAAGGCCCAGTGCAAGGCTCAGTGCGAGGCTCAGTGCAAGGCCCAGTGCAAGGCTCAGTGCAAGGCCCAGTGCAAGGCCCAGTGCAAGGCTCAGTGCAAGGCCCAGTGCAAGGCCCAGTGCAAGGCCCAGTGCAAGGCTCAGTGCAAGGCCCAGTGCAAGGCTCAGTGCAAGGCCCAGTGCAAGGCCCAGTGCAAGGCTCAGTGCAAGGCTCAGTGCAAGGCTCAGTGCAAGGCCCAGTGCAAGGCTCAGTGCAAGGCCCAGTGCAAGGCCCAGTGCAAGGCTCAGTGCAAGGCCCAGTGCAAGGCTCAGTGCAAGGCCCAGTGCAAGGCCCAGTGCAAGGCTCAGTGCAAGGCTCAGTGCAAGGCCCAGTGCAAGGCCCAGTGCAAGGCTCAGTGCAAGGCTCAGTGCAAGGCTCAGTGCAAGGCCCAGTGCAAGGCTCAGTGCAAGGCCCAGTGCGAGGCCCAGTGCAAGGCCCAGTGCAAGGCCCAGTGCAAGGCTCAGTGCAAGGCTCAGTGCAAGGCCCAGTGCAAGGCTCAGTGCAAGGCCCAGTGCAAGGCCCAGTGCAAGGCTCAGTGCAAGGCTCAGTGCAAGGCCCAGTGCAAGGCTCAGTGCAAGGCCCAGTGCAAGGCCCAGTGCAAGGCCCAGTGCAAGGCCCAGTGCAAGGCTCAGTGCAAGGCCCAGTGCAAGGCCCAGTGCGAGGCCCAGTGCAAGGCCCAGTGCAAGGCCCAGTGCGAGGCCCAGTGA